The Streptococcus mitis region ATCTTTTTTAACACGAAGTAAGGAGACGGAATCATAGCTTGCATATAAGTATTGTGGAGCACGTAAGACAATAATCCAAGCAAGGAAGAAGCTGAGAAAAAAAGTTGATAATAATATGAATAGTTTCTTCATAGTAGACTCCTTGTATAAGAGAATAACCCTATAGAACAAAGATTTTATCTTTTATAAATTCTTAGAATTATTTTCCTAGTTTAATCCATCACACCCTGAGCACCAAGACAACAAATTTAATTCTTTCTTATTTTGAAATCGGTTTCTTATAACTTAAGTATATCACTTTCTATATAATCTATCAACATATTTTACTAAGATATCATTAGTAATAGAATTTTACAGGTCCCTTAAAAATAGATGTCAGTAACGAATTTTATTCCAGTGTTTCCCATTCATACTATCCAAGCAAAAGAGATGATGTTAACTAAAAAGCAATTCGAACTACTGTAAAATTCCTAGCAAAAAAGAGAGCCGAAACTCTCTTTTTATCTTCTTTTACTTTTATTAACCGACATGAGGGTAATATCTCGCAAGCTAAAGTATGCTAAGAAGAGCATAGCGACTGCGATGAAGAATTCTGTCGGTAGCTGAAAGATTTGCAGGACAGACAGCA contains the following coding sequences:
- a CDS encoding DUF3165 family protein is translated as MVYLIIGILLLLLYVFATPESIKGTVNIVLVVFAFVALLILLMLSVLQIFQLPTEFFIAVAMLFLAYFSLRDITLMSVNKSKRR